The following proteins come from a genomic window of Anopheles ziemanni chromosome 3, idAnoZiCoDA_A2_x.2, whole genome shotgun sequence:
- the LOC131285356 gene encoding uncharacterized protein LOC131285356 encodes MSGHFGFLSIIALFVGELQYITRELSTSPSQAECRVDIKTGLSNQEPLFLRPNNQLWIPDGPALQWNAGESTPIACPGSTIVNTGSPTATITCRGGTFFTLNGQNVNIADVKCVDRPTGSVQNTDQDCGGGAGTLLNVGFEVDRVGFVTYIQSCYNMRTASVIYTRHVIAGGAINNKIIDRYRPSFKAQGTPQDHEPQSAYLQRGQFARFKQLLGSEDQAKSYITATSFLSRGHLTPDADGIFRPWKWATYFYVNAAPQWQATNGGNWVVVEDAARTVSGRLNEKVLIFTGAHEILTLPHIDGRQVPITLAADKIQAPKWYWKIIKSESKNAAIALVNNNDPFRESMSAGEMLCKDVCDQYGWSNQHYSNCSRGYTYCCTVADLRRAITSIPAEADAANVLSYDYGAGHAELR; translated from the exons ATGTCTGGCCACTTCGGGTTTCTGTCCATCATTGCGTTGTTTGTCGGTGAAC TGCAATATATCACCCGTGAATTATCAACGTCACCTAGCCAAGCAGAGTGTAGGGTCGATATAAAGACGGGCCTGAGCAACCAGGAGCCTCTGTTCCTGCGCCCCAACAACCAACTGTGGATCCCGGATGGACCGGCTTTGCAGTGGAACGCTGGGGAGTCGACGCCCATCGCCTGTCCGGGAAGTACTATTGTCAACA CTGGAAGTCCTACGGCGACCATTACTTGCAGGGGCGGTACGTTTTTTACCCTTAACGGGCAGAATGTAAACATTGCCGACGTTAAATGCGTGGACCGTCCGACGGGCAGTGTGCAGAACACTGATCAAgactgtggtggtggtgctggtacTTTGCTGAACGTGGGCTTCGAGGTGGATAGGGTCGGTTTTGTGACGTACATTCAGTCGTGTTATAACATGCGAACGGCTTCCGTCATCTACACTCGCCATGTGATCGCTGGTGGTGCTATTAACA ATAAAATCATTGACCGGTATCGTCCGTCGTTCAAGGCTCAAGGTACGCCACAGGACCATGAACCGCAATCCGCCTACCTTCAACGTGGGCAGTTCGCTCGTTTCAAGCAGCTGCTTGGATCCGAGGATCAGGCGAAGAGCTACATCACCGCCACATCCTTTCTGTCCCGTGGCCATCTGACTCCCGATGCGGACGGTATCTTTCGGCCCTGGAAGTGGGCCACCTACTTCTACGTCAACGCGGCACCTCAGTGGCAGGCCACTAATGGGGGCAACTGGGTGGTTGTGGAGGACGCCGCACGTACCGTATCTGGCCGGCTTAACGAGAAAGTGCTGATCTTCACCGGGGCGCACGAAATCCTAACGCTACCGCACATTGACGGAAGGCAGGTTCCGATCACACTCGCGGCTGACAAAATTCAGGCGCCCAAATGGTACTGGAAGATCATCAAGTCGGAGAGTAAGAATGCCGCCATTGCGCTGGTCAACAACAACGATCCGTTTCGCGAGAGCATGTCGGCCGGGGAGATGCTGTGCAAGGACGTTTGCGATCAGTACGGCTGGTCCAACCAGCACTATAGTAACTGTTCGCGAGGCTACACCTACTGCTGCACCGTTGCCGACCTGCGTCGGGCCATCACCAGCATTCCTGCCGAAGCTGATGCTGCTAACGTGTTAAGCTATGATTATGGAGCCGGCCATGCCGAACTCCGGTAA